The nucleotide window GTCCTCGTCCTCGGCCTCGACGGGGGACGCCTCGGCGAGCGTCGTCATGTTCGCGTGCGGGACGCCGCCGAGAGCCTGCGCCCGCTCGGCGAGCTCGTCGGCGAACAGTTCCGCGTGTTCGGCCGCCTCGTCGAGGAACAGGTGGAGGTCGCGGAACTCCGCTCCCTCGACGTTCCAGTGGTGTTTCTTCAGCTGGTGGTAGAGGACGTACGTCGCCGCCAGGTCCGTGTTGAGGGCGTCGACGATCTGCTCGGCCTTCTCCGCGTCCATGCGGAGCGCCTCGCTCCCTTCGACCGTCCCCTGGGTCTGGCGAACGTGCTTCTGGGTGCTCATTGCGTCCGTAACTTGGACACGGAGCCACTTAAACCTATACGAACGAGAACTCCAGTTTTCGATTGGCCAAAACTATTTCCCCATCTGTGACTCGAGCGAGCGTAGGCTAGTATCGCGATCACCAGTTAGGTGGGGGTAGCGGACGCCGAATTCTGTCCTTCGGTGCGTTTTCCGTTGGGTTTGCCCGACCAAAACAGTACCCCGTCGGAGTGTTATCCGAACCGTCTCCACGATTCGTCGGTTCGCTCCGGGTTCGGGACCGTGCAGCGGCGTTCTCGAAACTGACGACTGGAAGCCTACACTTAAGTAATGGTCCTGTCATTTCAGTACAATTGTCGTGCAGAACGTGGTACCTACGATGAGCGACGACAGGCGGCCGATCGGTCGCGAGCGACCGTGATGACGGTCGGACTATCGGCCAGCGCGACGTACCTGGCCCTGCTCGGGATCGCCGTGGTCACCAGCGTCGTCACCGCCGTGGCGTCGTGGCGATACTACGAGCGGACCGGGGGACGAGCGTTCGGCGTGCTCACCGGCGCGGTCGCACTCTGGGTGCTCGCCGACCTCACTGGCCTCCTGAGCCGGACGCTCTTCCAGGCGATGGTCGCCCAGCGTGTAACGTACTTCGCGATCAGCGTCGTTCCGGTCGCCTGGGTCGTCCTCGCGTTCAGGTACGTCGGGCGGCCGGGGATGGTGAACCGGCGTCGCGTCGTACTTATGTGTCTCGTCCCCGCGGCGACGCTCCTCGTCAGCCTGACGAACGACCTCCACCACCTCCTCTGGCGGGTCCACGGGATCTCGCAGGACGGGGTCATGACGACCGTGGTCAGCACTTCCGGGCCGTGGTTCTGGGTCCACACCCTCTACTCCTACGGGTTGCTCGCCGTCGGGGCCGGCGTGTTCGTCAACTGGTCGCTCCGGACACGGGACGCCTACCGGTCGCAGTCGGTCGCCGTCCTCGCCGCCGTCGCCCTCCCATGGGCGGCGAACGTCGCCTACGTGACTGGCCTGGTCTCCGTTCCGGCCGACGTGACGCCGCTCGTGTTCCCGGTGACGTGCGTCCTCCTCTGGATCGGCCTCTTCCACTACCGGTTCCTCGACGTCGTCCCCGTCGCGAGGGACCGCGTCGTCGAGGAGATGCGCGAGGGCGTCGTCGTCCTCGACGATCGGGACAAGGTGGTGGACGCCAACCCCGCCGCCCGACGACTGCTCAGGCCGGACGAGATCGTCGGCCGGCACATGGACTCGGTGTTCAACGCGGAATCCGTCGACCGCTTCGGCGACGTCGTGGAGGGACGCGGTCGCATCGCCGTCGACCGCGAGGACGGAACGTGGCACTTCGAGGTGCGCATCTCGCCGCTCTCCGTCGACGCCGGGGAACGCGTCGTCATCTTCCACGACGTGACGGAGGAGGAACGGCACCGCGAGCGCCTCGCCGAGCAGACCGCCGAACTCGAGCGCCAGAACGAGCGGCTCGATCGGTTCGCGTCGGTTCTCAGCCACGACCTCCGGAACCCGCTGGCCGTCGCCCGCGGCTGGACCGACGTCCTCGCCGAGGACGAGGTGAACGAG belongs to Halorarum halophilum and includes:
- the dpsA gene encoding DNA starvation/stationary phase protection protein DpsA — encoded protein: MSTQKHVRQTQGTVEGSEALRMDAEKAEQIVDALNTDLAATYVLYHQLKKHHWNVEGAEFRDLHLFLDEAAEHAELFADELAERAQALGGVPHANMTTLAEASPVEAEDEDVYDIRTSLANDMEMYGDIIETLREHIELAENLGDPATAEILRENLVQVEEDAHHVEHYLEDDTLVFPEAMDAPVTTE
- a CDS encoding sensor histidine kinase, coding for MTVGLSASATYLALLGIAVVTSVVTAVASWRYYERTGGRAFGVLTGAVALWVLADLTGLLSRTLFQAMVAQRVTYFAISVVPVAWVVLAFRYVGRPGMVNRRRVVLMCLVPAATLLVSLTNDLHHLLWRVHGISQDGVMTTVVSTSGPWFWVHTLYSYGLLAVGAGVFVNWSLRTRDAYRSQSVAVLAAVALPWAANVAYVTGLVSVPADVTPLVFPVTCVLLWIGLFHYRFLDVVPVARDRVVEEMREGVVVLDDRDKVVDANPAARRLLRPDEIVGRHMDSVFNAESVDRFGDVVEGRGRIAVDREDGTWHFEVRISPLSVDAGERVVIFHDVTEEERHRERLAEQTAELERQNERLDRFASVLSHDLRNPLAVARGWTDVLAEDEVNEDALERVHNAHDRIDTIVDDTLALARSGTDPELEPVALDELARRAWESVESGGRVEPGGRLDVDAGVVVMADPDRTMRLFENLFRNAVEHAGSDVEVTVGLLDGREDPHADGELDGGSVGFFVADDGPGVDEDDRDAVFEYGVSGDGGGTGLGLAIVRDVAEEHGWTVDLESTESGGARFAVRGLVPAERETPL